The bacterium genome includes a region encoding these proteins:
- a CDS encoding prepilin-type N-terminal cleavage/methylation domain-containing protein — MSTTRSNSGFTLLEVMVAVVLMALLMGALATRLGGGFGVHLSNSGRRLAAELEYVGQRAITTGRPHRFVIDMQKQAFRIEEQRERSDRDVDELPAHFEDLDLSIDLASQAFSPIEASQGDWRWLDDGEVAFDEIVIGNESFTSDEISIGFSPDGGAEPAQIWLVDDGGYSLQVRLVAFTGEVHVEEGEE, encoded by the coding sequence GTGAGCACGACGCGCAGCAACTCCGGCTTCACGCTGCTGGAGGTCATGGTCGCCGTGGTCTTGATGGCCCTGCTCATGGGTGCGCTTGCCACGAGACTCGGCGGGGGCTTTGGCGTCCACCTGAGCAACTCGGGACGCCGCCTGGCGGCCGAACTCGAGTACGTCGGACAGCGAGCGATCACGACCGGCCGACCGCATCGCTTCGTCATCGACATGCAGAAACAGGCCTTTCGTATCGAGGAACAACGCGAGAGGTCAGATAGAGATGTCGACGAACTACCCGCACACTTCGAGGACCTCGACCTGAGCATCGACCTTGCCAGCCAGGCGTTCTCGCCGATCGAGGCGAGCCAGGGCGACTGGCGTTGGCTTGACGACGGCGAAGTGGCCTTTGACGAAATCGTGATCGGCAACGAATCGTTCACCAGCGACGAGATCTCGATCGGCTTCTCTCCGGACGGCGGTGCCGAACCCGCACAGATCTGGCTGGTCGACGACGGCGGCTACTCCCTGCAGGTGCGCCTGGTCGCTTTCACCGGCGAGGTACACGTCGAGGAAGGCGAGGAGTGA
- a CDS encoding beta-lactamase-like protein 2: MDSMQGMKLSDIERWSERVLVVRGLNPGVFPGPGTNTYLLGTGERPLLLDTGSGEADYIPLLAGALREHFKSDVLGDILLTHVHPDHIGGAASIIKHFGPRRVFKMPWPVRDDDFDVELTATYDGEVFECEGVTLRAIHTPGHARDHLCFYLEEERALFTGDVILGAGTTVIPTPESGGDLAQYMETLSSLLELDIERIYPGHGPLIAEPIEKIREYIAHRNERERQIIEAMNAGAQTVEKIVERVYVDTPRYLHTAAGASVLSHLIKLEHEDRAQRQIDAAGQEHWTCGR, translated from the coding sequence ATGGACTCCATGCAGGGCATGAAACTCAGCGACATCGAGCGCTGGTCAGAACGCGTTTTGGTCGTCCGCGGGTTGAACCCGGGAGTTTTTCCCGGCCCCGGAACCAACACCTACCTGCTGGGTACCGGCGAGCGCCCCCTGCTTCTCGACACGGGCTCCGGAGAGGCGGACTATATTCCCCTGCTCGCGGGTGCGCTACGCGAACACTTCAAGAGCGATGTTCTGGGCGATATCCTGCTCACCCACGTCCATCCCGATCACATTGGCGGCGCAGCGTCGATCATCAAACACTTTGGACCGCGCCGGGTCTTCAAGATGCCCTGGCCGGTTCGCGATGATGACTTCGACGTCGAACTCACCGCGACCTACGATGGCGAGGTCTTCGAATGCGAGGGCGTAACCCTGCGGGCGATCCACACCCCGGGACACGCCCGCGATCATCTCTGCTTCTATCTGGAAGAGGAGCGCGCGCTGTTCACCGGTGACGTAATCCTGGGTGCGGGCACAACCGTCATCCCCACACCGGAGTCCGGCGGCGATCTGGCGCAATACATGGAGACACTGTCTTCACTGCTCGAGTTGGATATCGAACGCATCTATCCGGGCCACGGCCCCCTGATCGCCGAGCCGATCGAGAAGATCCGCGAGTACATCGCACACCGCAACGAACGCGAGCGGCAGATCATCGAAGCCATGAATGCCGGCGCGCAAACGGTCGAGAAGATCGTCGAGCGCGTGTACGTCGACACGCCGCGCTACCTGCACACGGCGGCAGGCGCCTCGGTGCTTTCCCACCTGATCAAGCTCGAACACGAAGACCGGGCCCAGCGCCAGATCGACGCCGCCGGCCAGGAGCACTGGACCTGCGGGAGATGA
- a CDS encoding general secretion pathway protein GspK produces the protein MRARDEEGVVLLLVIVLIVVTISTVYAMAATSTLEIMGTRYRIERTRADLLAKSAMPIAMRALHDDLSVNDALAQVVESGQDGWALLGEQPIVVEGGGGLDIRVLDIGSKININAMIDVKGEPIGEQSRSFLKAALRQIIDSTPALLEESSYTDEKVNNLTDGILDWIDKNDQTRLGTPEEEFWVAIEKAEVPPADRPLFSLDELAPIPGMGPLLLEAMKSYFTTYPMFPPPGTGGINLNTAPAHVLGLLYHGTALDSEFIKERDILEVMRAREEGRVFCPSQADERCIGVSEVLGVVRQGEIFFPQIQFKSDVFRIEVEARYGETRSCLASVVDRSRPAENQTLYYRLGC, from the coding sequence ATGCGCGCACGAGATGAAGAGGGCGTGGTCTTGCTGCTGGTGATCGTGTTGATCGTGGTCACGATCAGTACGGTCTACGCAATGGCCGCCACCTCGACTCTCGAGATCATGGGCACGCGGTATCGAATCGAACGCACCCGCGCAGATCTGCTGGCGAAGTCGGCCATGCCGATCGCAATGCGCGCGCTACACGACGACCTGAGCGTCAACGACGCATTGGCGCAGGTCGTGGAATCGGGCCAGGACGGATGGGCGCTACTCGGAGAGCAGCCGATCGTGGTCGAAGGAGGCGGGGGCCTCGACATCCGCGTGCTCGACATTGGCTCCAAGATCAATATCAACGCGATGATCGACGTGAAAGGCGAACCCATAGGCGAACAGAGCCGGAGCTTTCTGAAAGCCGCCTTGCGCCAGATCATCGATTCCACTCCCGCATTGCTCGAGGAATCGTCCTATACAGACGAGAAGGTCAACAACCTGACCGATGGGATTCTCGACTGGATCGACAAAAACGACCAGACGCGTCTGGGAACGCCAGAAGAGGAGTTCTGGGTCGCGATCGAGAAGGCCGAGGTCCCGCCAGCGGATCGGCCTCTCTTTTCCCTGGACGAACTGGCTCCAATCCCGGGCATGGGGCCCTTGCTGCTGGAAGCCATGAAGTCCTACTTTACGACCTATCCGATGTTCCCTCCGCCCGGAACGGGTGGCATCAACCTGAACACCGCGCCCGCTCACGTTCTCGGGCTGCTTTATCACGGAACCGCCTTGGACTCCGAATTCATCAAAGAACGCGACATCCTGGAAGTTATGCGCGCCCGCGAGGAAGGTCGCGTGTTCTGCCCGTCCCAGGCCGATGAGCGTTGCATAGGCGTTTCGGAGGTTCTGGGCGTGGTGAGACAGGGCGAGATCTTCTTCCCGCAGATCCAATTTAAAAGCGATGTGTTCCGGATCGAGGTAGAAGCCCGGTACGGAGAAACCCGATCCTGCCTCGCGAGCGTAGTCGACCGCAGCCGTCCGGCCGAAAACCAGACGCTTTACTACAGGCTGGGCTGTTGA
- a CDS encoding YggS family pyridoxal phosphate-dependent enzyme, giving the protein MNPAERIGAIRARVDAAARSAGRDPSKVRLLAVSKTFAAERVLEMASAGLEAFGENRIQEASRKIPEVAANCERNLEWHLIGQLQRNKARKAVELFDVIHTVDRPELVDELAKAARALSRRPRILLQLNIDREPQKGGADPGALPDLVRRVGEHPELRLEGLMAIPRVCEDPEEVRLPFARLRELRDAINAGRAAAEQLRELSMGMSSDFEVAIAEGATWVRLGTALFGPRDSK; this is encoded by the coding sequence GTGAATCCGGCTGAGCGCATCGGCGCCATCCGCGCACGAGTCGACGCGGCCGCGCGAAGTGCGGGACGAGATCCCTCGAAAGTGCGATTGCTGGCGGTATCCAAGACTTTCGCCGCGGAGCGCGTACTCGAAATGGCCAGCGCCGGACTCGAAGCCTTCGGCGAGAACCGCATCCAGGAAGCCAGCCGCAAGATCCCCGAAGTCGCGGCGAACTGCGAACGCAATCTCGAATGGCATCTGATCGGTCAACTGCAACGCAACAAGGCGCGCAAGGCCGTCGAGCTTTTCGACGTGATTCACACAGTCGATCGGCCGGAACTGGTGGACGAACTGGCGAAGGCGGCACGCGCTCTCTCGCGCAGGCCACGGATTCTTCTGCAACTGAACATCGACCGCGAGCCCCAGAAGGGCGGAGCCGATCCCGGCGCCCTGCCCGACCTGGTGCGACGCGTCGGCGAACACCCGGAACTCAGACTGGAAGGGCTCATGGCGATCCCGCGGGTATGCGAAGACCCCGAAGAGGTGCGACTCCCTTTTGCGCGTCTGCGAGAGTTACGCGATGCAATCAACGCGGGTCGCGCAGCGGCTGAACAATTGCGCGAGCTGTCGATGGGCATGTCGTCCGACTTCGAGGTCGCCATCGCGGAAGGCGCCACATGGGTTCGGCTGGGAACGGCCTTGTTTGGCCCGAGAGATTCGAAATGA
- a CDS encoding type II secretion system protein gives MRSIPRHADGFTLLEVLMAVLVVGLVYGFLLRFVTQNLERVGDSRREIEVARLAEMKLRETQDRILSGEAVTPGVDAGFFEEPDEAYQYQVSIEPFSIPLPPSFKGEIAPSSVFTPTGQHDPARTPLFVVQSRVFREDDEVEQAIPFTSILTPPPPLAATPTGPAGSPRPQPAQATPPDPRQ, from the coding sequence ATGCGTTCGATCCCGAGACACGCCGACGGCTTCACTCTGCTCGAGGTGTTGATGGCCGTGCTCGTGGTGGGACTCGTCTACGGGTTCCTCTTGCGCTTCGTGACCCAGAACCTGGAACGCGTCGGAGACTCGCGGCGCGAGATCGAAGTCGCTCGTCTCGCCGAAATGAAACTGCGCGAGACACAGGACCGGATACTGAGCGGTGAAGCAGTCACTCCCGGCGTCGACGCCGGATTCTTCGAAGAGCCCGACGAGGCCTACCAGTACCAGGTTTCGATCGAGCCCTTCAGCATTCCACTGCCGCCGAGTTTCAAAGGTGAGATCGCTCCATCTTCGGTGTTCACACCCACCGGACAGCACGACCCCGCGAGAACGCCACTTTTCGTGGTGCAATCGAGGGTATTTCGCGAAGACGATGAAGTCGAACAGGCGATTCCATTTACATCGATCTTGACTCCGCCGCCCCCGCTAGCTGCCACGCCGACCGGGCCAGCGGGATCTCCGCGTCCCCAGCCTGCCCAGGCCACACCTCCGGATCCACGCCAATGA
- the gspG gene encoding type II secretion system major pseudopilin GspG — protein MNTSEELREQGFTFLEIMIVVIIIGMLMTLVATNILSRQDEAKVKIAQSQIHKLAQALEFYRLDNGRYPTTDQGLQALVTQPTGEPRPKRYPPNGYGRRADLIDPWQSNFHYEQPGQHNSHSYDLYSFGTDGQQGGEGTNADIGNWDDPANL, from the coding sequence ATGAATACCAGCGAGGAACTCAGAGAACAGGGCTTCACCTTTCTCGAGATCATGATCGTGGTGATCATCATCGGAATGTTGATGACACTCGTGGCAACCAACATCCTGAGCCGCCAGGACGAAGCCAAAGTAAAGATCGCCCAGAGCCAGATCCACAAACTCGCACAGGCGCTCGAATTCTACCGACTCGACAACGGCCGCTATCCGACCACCGATCAAGGGTTGCAGGCCCTGGTGACCCAACCGACCGGCGAACCCCGCCCGAAACGCTATCCGCCCAACGGCTACGGGCGCCGGGCCGATCTGATCGACCCCTGGCAGTCGAACTTCCACTACGAACAACCGGGCCAGCACAACAGTCACAGCTATGACCTGTATTCCTTCGGAACCGACGGCCAGCAGGGCGGCGAAGGCACTAACGCAGACATCGGCAACTGGGACGACCCGGCCAACCTGTAA
- a CDS encoding pilus assembly protein PilM encodes MFDRSILGLDIGSHSVKIALLRSGLRDASFEGFDELLLPRGAASEEIEATIQLWAQQRGFPLEYVVTALPADRITQRHLRFPFSGAKRVNQAIEFEIAEDLPVPLDEMIIASEQVLSRPEQTDALVLVAPHTEVRMLLDSMQRMEFEPQIIEAGGAALANLSGYLGLADVSRIILDIGHCKTNVVLLVDGKPVILRRIGLAGEQLTEAIAADHHLSFEQAESYKHTHGLFETGGNKPVSQRVRFLLEQLISETQRSIQAVIGDPLDAIAPTEMLLVGGTSRAKGLASYFEEHASIRCRVLTAEDANRSDAPLSEAGPALYAQAAALALRGSNTERVTQVDFRQDELAYTPDISGMRGQLQLCVALFALFLALWTGSAIARKMANGQRVEQLRADVASIYQQTFPDAPPVDDPLPVMETKARDMNELANHLGVMNLGLSVLDVLREISNRTPEELDISIDDLRIERRNIVARGRSNDFVSADQFKAELAKFPAFKQVLITDVKTDTRRGGKTFVLNIRLEDDS; translated from the coding sequence ATGTTCGATCGCAGCATTCTCGGACTCGATATCGGAAGCCATTCGGTCAAGATCGCGCTCCTGCGCTCCGGCCTGCGCGACGCGTCTTTCGAGGGCTTCGACGAACTATTGCTTCCCCGGGGCGCCGCTTCCGAAGAAATCGAAGCGACGATCCAGCTCTGGGCCCAGCAGCGCGGATTCCCCTTGGAATACGTGGTCACTGCGCTGCCAGCAGACCGGATCACCCAGCGCCATCTACGCTTCCCCTTCAGCGGAGCAAAGCGCGTCAACCAGGCGATCGAGTTCGAAATCGCAGAAGACCTGCCGGTTCCGCTCGACGAGATGATCATCGCCAGCGAACAGGTACTCTCGCGCCCCGAGCAGACCGACGCGCTCGTACTCGTCGCACCCCACACAGAGGTGCGCATGCTGCTCGACTCGATGCAGCGCATGGAATTCGAGCCTCAGATCATCGAAGCGGGTGGCGCAGCGCTCGCGAACCTGAGCGGCTACCTCGGCCTCGCGGACGTGAGCCGAATCATCCTCGACATCGGTCACTGCAAGACGAATGTAGTTCTGCTGGTCGACGGCAAGCCGGTCATCTTGCGACGCATCGGACTCGCGGGAGAGCAGCTGACCGAAGCCATCGCGGCCGATCACCACCTGTCGTTCGAGCAGGCGGAGTCCTATAAGCACACACACGGCCTATTCGAGACCGGTGGGAACAAACCCGTGTCGCAACGAGTGCGCTTCCTGCTCGAGCAGTTGATCAGCGAAACCCAGCGTTCGATTCAAGCCGTGATCGGTGATCCACTCGATGCGATCGCGCCGACCGAGATGCTGCTGGTCGGAGGCACAAGTCGAGCCAAGGGCCTCGCCTCGTACTTCGAAGAACACGCGAGCATCAGATGCCGCGTACTGACCGCCGAAGACGCAAATCGCTCGGATGCCCCGCTCTCGGAAGCCGGTCCCGCGCTGTACGCACAAGCGGCCGCCCTCGCCTTGCGGGGTTCGAACACCGAGCGCGTAACCCAGGTCGACTTCCGGCAGGACGAACTGGCTTACACGCCCGATATTTCGGGCATGCGCGGCCAACTTCAACTCTGTGTCGCTCTGTTCGCGCTCTTCCTGGCGTTGTGGACGGGCAGTGCCATTGCACGCAAAATGGCGAACGGTCAGAGGGTCGAACAGCTGCGCGCAGACGTCGCTTCGATCTACCAACAGACCTTCCCAGATGCGCCGCCTGTGGATGATCCGCTCCCGGTCATGGAAACGAAGGCCCGCGACATGAACGAGCTGGCAAATCACCTGGGCGTGATGAACCTGGGACTGTCCGTACTCGACGTGCTGCGAGAGATCTCCAATCGCACACCGGAAGAGCTCGACATCTCAATCGACGACCTGCGCATCGAACGACGCAATATCGTGGCGCGCGGCCGCAGCAACGACTTCGTATCCGCCGATCAGTTCAAGGCAGAACTCGCCAAGTTCCCGGCGTTCAAGCAGGTCCTGATCACCGATGTGAAGACGGACACGCGCCGGGGCGGAAAGACCTTCGTCCTCAACATCCGCCTGGAGGATGACTCGTGA
- the maf gene encoding septum formation protein Maf, which translates to MSNYPLVLASTSPRRRELLTQAGFRFQLEKPGIDEFELPGESPEEQAQRLASEKGRAVADRMESGLCVLSADTLVVIDRQVLGKPVDEAEAARMLLSLAGRTHRVLTGFALILTGTERFEVAVIESLVHMHPVTPEEAKAYAHGGEPLDKAGAYAVQGEGGRFVAGIDGSRTNVIGLPLEAVTPRLDAFGVRRM; encoded by the coding sequence GTGTCCAATTACCCGCTGGTCCTCGCCAGCACTTCACCGCGTCGCCGCGAACTGCTCACACAGGCCGGCTTCCGCTTCCAACTCGAGAAACCCGGCATCGACGAGTTCGAACTACCGGGCGAGAGTCCGGAGGAACAGGCGCAGCGTCTGGCCAGCGAGAAGGGACGCGCGGTCGCCGATCGCATGGAATCGGGTCTGTGTGTTCTTTCGGCGGACACGCTCGTCGTGATCGACCGGCAGGTCCTGGGGAAGCCGGTGGACGAGGCAGAGGCAGCGCGCATGCTCTTGAGCCTGGCCGGCCGAACCCATCGCGTGCTCACGGGTTTTGCGCTCATTCTGACCGGCACGGAGCGTTTCGAGGTCGCCGTGATCGAGAGCCTCGTGCACATGCACCCGGTGACACCGGAGGAAGCAAAGGCCTATGCGCACGGCGGGGAACCGCTGGACAAGGCCGGAGCCTATGCGGTGCAGGGCGAGGGAGGACGCTTCGTCGCGGGGATCGACGGCTCGCGAACCAACGTCATCGGATTGCCGCTGGAGGCAGTCACTCCCCGACTCGACGCCTTCGGTGTGAGGCGAATGTGA
- a CDS encoding prepilin-type N-terminal cleavage/methylation domain-containing protein, giving the protein MNRRDADGFTLIEILLSLAIMSMVLTFAFQAYIAIKDAQQRLAGGMDRDRAAGVLLDRLEREFVGAIIVERETGADPLLHPFLFVSQDSMHDEGSDAVRFITQTPTRMPGTQRRGGLLMVTYGLQSQESDIYELVRKEDPLPDQMYKDISLQDGQVVAERLAGFKMRFQSANREWMDRWDSTGISDFDQLPNAVEITVKLWNKNEYGELTEGNPHMRQIRLPVRPFPLAPDDPNQLLQACETGTSVQECLAKARNAIEFDSEMMKSIEKAIQNITDVCWNSEEPSFLLGEVKTAYEDQGFDSRGECP; this is encoded by the coding sequence ATGAACCGGCGCGACGCAGACGGCTTCACGCTGATCGAGATCCTGCTCTCGCTCGCGATCATGTCCATGGTGCTGACCTTTGCCTTCCAGGCCTATATCGCCATCAAGGATGCCCAGCAGCGGCTCGCGGGAGGAATGGATCGGGACCGCGCCGCTGGAGTCCTGCTCGATCGACTCGAGCGCGAGTTCGTCGGTGCCATCATCGTGGAACGCGAGACAGGAGCGGATCCACTACTACACCCGTTCCTGTTCGTTTCGCAGGACTCGATGCACGATGAAGGCAGTGACGCGGTCCGCTTCATCACACAGACGCCCACGCGCATGCCCGGCACTCAGCGACGGGGTGGACTGTTGATGGTCACCTACGGTCTGCAGAGTCAGGAATCCGACATCTACGAGCTGGTGCGCAAGGAAGACCCACTTCCGGATCAGATGTACAAAGACATCAGCCTGCAGGACGGCCAGGTCGTGGCGGAGCGTCTGGCGGGCTTCAAGATGCGTTTCCAGTCCGCAAACCGCGAGTGGATGGATCGCTGGGACAGCACGGGCATCTCGGATTTCGACCAGTTGCCCAACGCAGTCGAAATCACGGTCAAACTGTGGAACAAAAACGAATACGGCGAGCTGACCGAAGGCAACCCGCACATGCGCCAGATCCGTCTGCCCGTGCGCCCCTTCCCGCTCGCGCCAGACGACCCCAACCAGCTGCTACAGGCCTGCGAAACCGGAACCAGTGTCCAGGAATGTCTGGCCAAGGCCAGGAACGCAATCGAGTTTGATAGCGAGATGATGAAATCGATCGAAAAGGCGATCCAGAACATCACCGACGTGTGCTGGAACAGCGAAGAGCCCAGCTTCCTGCTGGGTGAAGTCAAGACCGCCTACGAAGATCAAGGCTTCGACTCCAGAGGGGAGTGCCCGTAA